In Arthrobacter alpinus, a single window of DNA contains:
- the serA gene encoding phosphoglycerate dehydrogenase, which yields MTATKPVVLLAEELSPATIEALGPDFEIRQTDGADRSQLLSAIVDVDAILVRSATLVDAEAIAAAKNLKVIARAGVGLDNVDIKAATQAGVMVVNAPTSNIVSAAELTIGHILSLARHIPAASTALKNGEWKRSKYTGTELLEKKLGIIGLGRIGALITERAKAFGMEVVAYDPYVTSARAASLGVQLLSLDELLEQSDFITIHMPRTPETLGMIGTEAFKKMKKTAYVINVARGGLIDEAALNIALREGEIAGAGIDVFVKEPATDVDFLGLDNVIATPHLGASTDEAQEKAGVSVAKSVRLALAGELVPDAVNVAGGVIAAEVRPGIPLIEKLGRIFTALTHASVTQIDVEIAGEIAALDVKALELSALKGVFKDVVSEQVSYVNAPILAEQRGIKTNLITTLESADYRNVLTIRGALSDDSQISVSGTLTGPKQIQKIVSVNGYELEIPMSDHLLVISYADRPGVIGTLGRLLGENGINIAGMQVARNTEGGQALSLLTVDSAVPQTVLDAIKTEIGATMAREVDLED from the coding sequence GTGACAGCCACCAAGCCAGTAGTACTCCTCGCTGAGGAACTTTCGCCCGCCACAATCGAGGCGTTGGGTCCCGATTTTGAAATCCGTCAGACCGACGGCGCGGACCGCTCCCAGCTGCTTTCCGCCATTGTTGACGTTGATGCGATCCTGGTTCGCTCCGCAACTTTGGTCGATGCCGAGGCCATCGCCGCAGCCAAGAACTTGAAGGTCATTGCTCGTGCCGGTGTGGGGCTGGACAACGTTGACATCAAGGCTGCAACGCAGGCTGGCGTCATGGTGGTGAACGCGCCGACCTCCAACATCGTCTCCGCGGCCGAGCTGACCATCGGCCACATCCTGTCCCTGGCCCGCCACATTCCCGCCGCCAGCACCGCGCTGAAGAACGGCGAGTGGAAGCGCTCCAAGTACACCGGCACCGAATTGCTGGAAAAGAAGCTGGGCATCATCGGTCTGGGCCGCATTGGCGCCCTCATCACCGAGCGCGCCAAGGCCTTCGGCATGGAGGTTGTTGCCTACGATCCCTACGTCACCTCGGCCCGTGCCGCCAGCCTGGGCGTACAGCTGCTCTCCCTCGACGAGCTGCTGGAGCAGTCGGACTTCATCACGATCCACATGCCGCGCACGCCCGAGACCTTGGGCATGATCGGCACCGAAGCGTTCAAGAAGATGAAGAAGACCGCCTACGTCATCAACGTGGCCCGTGGTGGCCTCATTGATGAAGCAGCCCTGAACATCGCCCTGCGCGAAGGCGAAATTGCCGGCGCCGGCATCGACGTATTCGTCAAGGAACCTGCCACTGATGTGGATTTCCTGGGCCTGGACAATGTCATTGCCACCCCGCACCTGGGTGCTTCCACTGATGAAGCTCAGGAAAAGGCCGGCGTCTCCGTTGCCAAGTCGGTACGTCTGGCCCTGGCCGGCGAGCTGGTTCCGGATGCCGTGAACGTTGCCGGTGGCGTCATTGCCGCAGAGGTTCGCCCGGGTATTCCGCTGATCGAGAAGCTGGGCCGCATCTTCACGGCGCTGACCCACGCCTCCGTCACCCAGATCGACGTCGAAATTGCCGGTGAAATTGCCGCCCTCGACGTCAAGGCCCTGGAACTCTCTGCACTGAAGGGTGTCTTCAAGGACGTCGTTTCCGAGCAGGTCTCCTACGTCAATGCCCCGATTTTGGCTGAACAGCGTGGCATCAAGACCAACTTGATCACCACGCTTGAATCAGCCGATTACCGCAACGTGCTGACCATCCGTGGCGCGCTTTCGGACGACTCCCAGATCTCTGTTTCCGGTACCTTGACCGGCCCGAAGCAGATCCAGAAGATTGTCTCCGTCAACGGCTACGAGCTTGAAATCCCCATGAGTGATCACCTCCTGGTCATCTCCTACGCCGACCGTCCGGGTGTCATCGGCACCCTGGGCCGCCTGCTGGGCGAGAACGGCATCAACATTGCCGGCATGCAGGTTGCTCGCAACACTGAAGGTGGCCAGGCCCTGTCCCTGCTGACGGTCGACAGTGCCGTGCCGCAGACTGTGCTCGACGCCATCAAGACCGAAATCGGTGCCACCATGGCCCGCGAGGTCGACCTGGAGGACTAA
- the metG gene encoding methionine--tRNA ligase translates to MTSTESAKTPYYLTTAITYPNGVPHIGHAYEYIATDAMARFKRLDGFDVKFLTGTDEHGMKIAQAAEKEGITPKELVDRNAAIYKEAHAALGISYDRFIRTTDADHYAASQAIWKKMEDAGDIYLGKYEGWYSVRDEAYYGEDETELREDGKRYSKVTDTELTWTEEESYFFRLSNYQEKLLALYEEQPEFGAPRTRFNEVISFVKGGLEDLSVSRTTFDWGVPVPGNDKHVMYVWVDALTNYLTGIGYPDVESEEFQKFWPADVHIIGKDISRFHAVYWPAFLMSAGLELPKRVMIHGFLHNNGVKMSKSLGNVVAPGDWVAQYGLDQVRFFLLREVPFGADGSYNHDAVVGRMNSDLANNLGNLAQRSLSMVAKNCEGLVPTPGAFTDADETILAAAHELLEMSRNAYQVQDFHGSLEKIWHVLGDTNAYFADQAPWVLRKTDVPRMETVLYVTLEVLRIVSILIQPVVPDAAAKLLTVLGQGTSADDAVRQFAAIATPLVAGTVLPAPAPIFPRYEEPAPVEA, encoded by the coding sequence GTGACATCTACTGAATCGGCCAAGACGCCTTACTACCTCACCACCGCCATCACGTACCCGAACGGTGTTCCGCACATCGGGCATGCCTACGAATACATCGCCACCGATGCCATGGCACGCTTCAAGCGCCTGGACGGCTTTGACGTGAAGTTCCTGACCGGCACGGACGAGCACGGTATGAAGATTGCGCAGGCGGCCGAGAAGGAAGGCATCACGCCCAAGGAACTCGTTGACCGCAACGCCGCCATTTACAAGGAAGCACACGCGGCCCTGGGCATCAGCTACGACCGGTTCATCCGCACCACAGACGCCGACCACTATGCCGCATCTCAGGCCATCTGGAAGAAGATGGAAGACGCCGGGGACATCTACCTTGGCAAGTACGAGGGCTGGTACTCCGTCCGCGATGAGGCTTACTACGGCGAAGATGAGACCGAACTGCGCGAGGACGGCAAGCGTTACTCCAAGGTTACTGACACAGAACTGACCTGGACCGAAGAGGAAAGCTACTTCTTCCGCCTGTCGAACTACCAGGAAAAACTGCTGGCACTCTATGAAGAGCAGCCCGAATTCGGAGCCCCGCGTACGCGTTTCAACGAGGTCATCAGCTTCGTCAAGGGTGGGCTTGAAGACCTTTCCGTCAGCCGCACCACCTTCGACTGGGGAGTACCCGTTCCCGGCAACGACAAGCACGTCATGTACGTGTGGGTCGACGCCCTGACCAACTACCTCACGGGCATTGGCTACCCGGATGTTGAGTCCGAGGAGTTCCAAAAGTTCTGGCCGGCCGACGTCCACATCATCGGCAAGGACATTTCCCGTTTCCACGCCGTCTACTGGCCTGCTTTCCTCATGTCCGCCGGGCTGGAACTGCCCAAGCGCGTCATGATCCACGGCTTCCTGCACAACAATGGCGTGAAGATGTCCAAGTCTCTGGGCAACGTTGTTGCTCCGGGCGACTGGGTTGCCCAGTACGGCCTGGACCAGGTCCGCTTCTTCCTCCTGCGCGAGGTGCCTTTCGGCGCCGATGGTTCGTACAACCACGATGCCGTTGTTGGCCGCATGAACTCCGATCTGGCCAACAACCTTGGCAACCTGGCCCAACGTTCACTGTCCATGGTGGCGAAGAACTGCGAGGGTCTTGTTCCGACCCCCGGCGCCTTCACCGATGCCGACGAAACCATCCTCGCCGCCGCGCATGAGCTGCTGGAGATGTCCCGCAACGCGTACCAGGTGCAGGACTTCCACGGTTCGCTGGAGAAGATCTGGCACGTCCTGGGCGACACCAACGCCTACTTCGCCGATCAGGCCCCCTGGGTTCTGCGCAAGACTGACGTTCCCCGCATGGAAACCGTGCTGTACGTGACCCTCGAGGTGCTGCGTATTGTCTCGATCCTGATCCAGCCGGTTGTGCCGGACGCAGCGGCCAAGTTGCTGACAGTTCTGGGTCAGGGCACATCCGCCGACGACGCCGTTCGCCAGTTCGCTGCGATCGCCACACCGCTGGTGGCCGGTACCGTCTTGCCTGCCCCGGCACCGATCTTCCCGCGGTACGAAGAGCCCGCACCCGTCGAGGCGTAG
- a CDS encoding type IV toxin-antitoxin system AbiEi family antitoxin domain-containing protein gives MNKPRLILPSDLRLVGQDPRKLAQLHRKGELVRLRRGVYAKSTDWNSLNPTEQYGLRVAAFQALVPRQPVLCHATAALLWGLWVVGLPSKLHVVTEVATSGRSNNGVIRHVGSLTEGIVQCGQFLLTDKQTTTIALIKELSFPYAVAVCDSALRTPEQRQAVNQFTPAGTEPVLHEPSWTTDGTQGSELSCHDLLAAAGQLTSRASRERTSAVINFASALSGSAGESISRAKMHQLGFPPPVLQKHYLLRDGSDAFVDFWFKEQNLAGEFDGKGKYTRSDWGGGLSIQDRVMKEKAREDQIRAQGVRFVRWTWQELSDRNRFEQPLRQAGLSK, from the coding sequence ATGAACAAGCCCCGCCTGATTCTTCCGTCCGATCTCAGACTCGTGGGACAGGATCCAAGGAAACTCGCGCAGCTCCACCGCAAGGGAGAGCTGGTGCGGCTCCGTCGCGGTGTTTATGCGAAGTCCACCGACTGGAACAGCCTGAACCCGACAGAGCAATACGGGCTGCGGGTGGCGGCATTCCAGGCGCTGGTGCCCCGACAGCCCGTGCTGTGCCACGCAACGGCGGCACTCTTGTGGGGTCTGTGGGTTGTCGGGTTGCCAAGCAAACTGCACGTTGTGACAGAAGTTGCCACAAGCGGCCGAAGCAACAACGGCGTCATCCGTCACGTAGGTTCCCTGACGGAGGGCATTGTGCAGTGCGGACAGTTCCTGCTCACCGACAAGCAGACCACCACCATTGCATTGATCAAGGAGTTGTCTTTCCCCTATGCGGTGGCGGTCTGCGACTCTGCCTTGCGCACTCCAGAACAACGGCAGGCCGTCAATCAGTTCACACCGGCAGGCACTGAACCAGTCCTCCACGAACCATCATGGACTACCGACGGCACCCAAGGGTCCGAGCTCTCCTGCCATGACCTCCTCGCTGCGGCCGGGCAGCTCACGAGCCGGGCTAGCCGAGAGCGCACCTCGGCAGTCATCAACTTCGCGTCAGCGTTGTCCGGTTCTGCTGGTGAATCCATCAGCCGCGCGAAAATGCATCAGCTTGGATTCCCACCGCCAGTCTTGCAAAAGCACTACCTGCTGCGGGATGGCAGCGACGCCTTTGTGGACTTTTGGTTCAAGGAGCAGAATCTGGCCGGTGAATTCGACGGTAAAGGAAAATACACTCGCTCCGATTGGGGAGGCGGCTTGTCGATCCAAGACCGGGTTATGAAAGAAAAAGCACGTGAGGACCAGATTCGTGCCCAGGGCGTCCGCTTTGTGCGGTGGACGTGGCAAGAACTCAGCGACAGGAATCGATTCGAACAGCCGCTCCGTCAAGCAGGACTATCAAAGTAA
- a CDS encoding ABC transporter permease, with protein sequence MLQVALSQLKTHSRRFIAITLAVLLAVAFLSATLMVNASTKASLKASIGQSYASADLVVSPPGNEPLTESAAATVAASPAVGESYAQRSLYIQTDLGKSSIGASFRNMSSFPSLEPVKLLSGTWPGNDHEVVVDTVTAERNTLAVGSATTLTGQGTGELGDVKKPTLTATITGITATSTDPQSSGTAQFVGTPAAVNALGTPHDGYRTISVNLKDGTSITEAKESLAAALNQPIETIMTPDEKTTEQVANFTGGQDQLTIVLLAFAGVALLVSALVVSNTFSVLVAQRTRELALLRCVGASRNQVRSSVIVEALIVGFTASVLGVLAATGTMALVLSLLSQNPDFSFATLAVPPSAIIAGIVVGTLLTVLAALVPARAATAVAPLAALRPADDASVHNSGGRIRLTIGVVLILAGGVGLIAGGISANLLLALPSGAASFIGFLMAATLFVPKLVSLAGTLARPAGVPGKMAAANAVRNPRRTTATASALLIGVTLVTMMMTGAATARHAFDSELDGTYPVDLAAQTYPGGNDITDAEMATAAALPGVKHIARLELVGMVTAGDSQLATYGISDADALALLANPANRPTRTSVVLPKGTAGSAASLVAGTQTTNLAATSSTAYGMTALVSLDAFHALPADDPLHAQMTAPLWITVDPALDANGLMDLRTSLAQALHIDENQIGGGVLEKVMFNQVIDMLLLVVTGLLAVAVFIALIGVANTLSLSVLERTRENSLLRALGLTRGQLRGMLALEAVLIAGVAALIGSALGAVYGWAGAQSALGSFAAVTAVIPWGQILAVVGVAAVAGLLASVVPAHRAAKLSPVEGLAMD encoded by the coding sequence ATGTTGCAGGTAGCCCTGAGTCAGCTCAAGACTCATTCCCGGCGGTTTATCGCCATTACCTTGGCTGTGTTGCTCGCCGTCGCATTCCTTTCGGCGACACTCATGGTCAATGCCTCCACCAAGGCGTCCCTGAAGGCCAGCATCGGACAGTCCTACGCCTCGGCCGATCTGGTGGTTTCCCCTCCCGGCAACGAACCCTTGACGGAGTCGGCCGCAGCCACAGTGGCGGCGTCCCCTGCGGTGGGCGAGTCATACGCCCAGCGTTCGCTGTACATCCAGACTGATCTGGGCAAGTCCTCCATTGGTGCTTCGTTCCGCAACATGTCCTCGTTCCCATCCCTGGAACCAGTCAAGCTCCTTTCCGGCACCTGGCCAGGAAATGACCATGAGGTTGTGGTGGACACCGTCACGGCCGAACGCAACACACTGGCCGTGGGCAGTGCAACCACGTTGACCGGCCAAGGCACCGGCGAACTCGGGGACGTCAAGAAGCCGACCCTGACGGCCACGATCACGGGCATCACGGCGACCTCCACTGACCCCCAGTCATCGGGGACAGCCCAATTCGTCGGCACCCCGGCCGCGGTGAATGCTCTGGGCACCCCGCACGACGGTTACCGCACCATCTCGGTGAACCTGAAGGATGGCACATCCATCACGGAGGCCAAGGAGTCCCTCGCTGCCGCCCTGAACCAGCCGATCGAGACCATCATGACTCCGGATGAGAAGACCACCGAGCAGGTGGCGAACTTTACCGGCGGCCAGGACCAGCTGACCATCGTCCTGCTTGCGTTTGCCGGCGTGGCCCTGTTGGTCTCCGCCCTGGTTGTCTCCAACACCTTCTCCGTCCTGGTGGCGCAGCGAACCCGCGAACTGGCACTGCTGCGCTGTGTTGGCGCCAGCCGCAACCAGGTCCGGAGCTCGGTTATTGTGGAGGCCCTCATCGTCGGCTTCACGGCATCCGTCCTTGGTGTTCTGGCCGCCACAGGAACCATGGCTCTCGTTTTGAGCCTGCTGAGCCAAAACCCGGACTTCAGCTTCGCCACCCTGGCGGTGCCGCCGTCGGCCATTATTGCCGGCATTGTGGTGGGAACCCTTCTCACCGTCCTGGCCGCACTGGTGCCGGCTCGGGCCGCGACCGCGGTGGCGCCACTGGCTGCGCTGCGACCCGCTGATGACGCGTCGGTGCACAATTCCGGCGGCCGTATCCGCCTCACAATTGGGGTGGTGCTGATCTTGGCTGGCGGTGTGGGACTGATTGCAGGCGGCATCTCCGCGAACCTGCTGTTGGCGCTGCCCTCCGGCGCGGCGTCATTCATCGGCTTCCTGATGGCCGCGACGCTCTTTGTGCCCAAGTTGGTTTCGCTGGCCGGAACTCTGGCCCGCCCGGCCGGTGTGCCCGGGAAGATGGCTGCCGCGAACGCCGTGCGCAACCCGCGCAGGACCACCGCGACGGCGTCGGCCCTGCTCATTGGCGTCACGCTCGTGACCATGATGATGACGGGCGCGGCAACCGCCCGGCACGCTTTTGATTCTGAGCTCGACGGAACGTACCCGGTGGATCTGGCGGCGCAAACCTACCCAGGTGGGAATGACATTACGGACGCCGAAATGGCCACCGCCGCAGCCCTTCCCGGTGTCAAGCACATCGCCCGCCTGGAGCTCGTGGGAATGGTGACCGCGGGCGACTCCCAGCTGGCCACCTACGGAATATCCGACGCCGATGCCCTCGCCTTGTTGGCAAATCCGGCAAACCGTCCCACCCGCACATCCGTGGTGCTGCCCAAGGGCACCGCGGGCAGTGCGGCCAGTCTGGTCGCCGGGACGCAGACCACGAATCTGGCTGCAACCTCCTCCACCGCCTATGGCATGACTGCCTTGGTTTCCCTGGACGCATTCCACGCGCTGCCGGCTGACGATCCACTGCATGCCCAAATGACGGCACCGCTGTGGATCACGGTTGACCCGGCGTTGGATGCGAATGGGTTGATGGACCTGCGCACTTCCCTGGCACAAGCACTGCACATTGACGAGAACCAGATTGGCGGAGGTGTCCTGGAAAAGGTCATGTTCAACCAGGTGATCGACATGCTCTTGCTGGTGGTCACGGGTTTGCTGGCCGTGGCGGTGTTTATCGCGCTGATCGGCGTGGCCAACACGCTCTCACTCTCGGTGCTGGAACGGACCCGCGAGAACTCGCTGTTGCGGGCCCTGGGGCTGACCCGCGGACAGCTGCGCGGCATGCTCGCACTGGAAGCGGTGCTGATTGCCGGGGTTGCGGCGCTTATTGGCTCCGCACTCGGCGCGGTGTACGGCTGGGCCGGCGCCCAATCGGCCCTTGGCAGCTTTGCGGCCGTCACTGCCGTGATCCCGTGGGGACAGATCCTGGCCGTGGTGGGTGTTGCGGCAGTGGCCGGCCTGCTGGCCTCGGTGGTCCCTGCACACCGCGCGGCGAAGCTCTCACCCGTTGAAGGGCTGGCCATGGACTAA
- a CDS encoding ABC transporter ATP-binding protein, whose translation MTITTEHNQRTLAVQARGLRKTYGKGETEVAALKGVDLDFPAGQFTAIMGPSGSGKSTLMHCLAGLDSVTSGTIHLGETELTTLNDKALTQLRRDRIGFVFQAFNLVPTLTAEANITLPVALAGGTVDKEWFSFVTSTLGLTDRLAHKPHELSGGQQQRVAVARALLTRPDVIFGDEPTGNLDSRSGAEVLGMLRRSSREMGQSIIMVTHDPVAASYADRVVLMNDGELVGQLENPTADSVLASLASLGA comes from the coding sequence ATGACCATCACTACAGAGCACAATCAACGCACCCTGGCGGTTCAGGCCCGCGGACTGCGCAAGACTTATGGCAAGGGCGAGACCGAGGTGGCGGCGCTCAAGGGCGTGGACCTGGACTTCCCTGCCGGCCAATTCACCGCGATCATGGGCCCATCGGGCTCCGGCAAATCAACGCTCATGCACTGCCTTGCGGGCCTGGATTCGGTCACCTCGGGCACCATCCACCTCGGCGAGACCGAGCTGACGACCCTGAACGACAAGGCCCTGACACAACTGCGCCGGGACCGGATCGGCTTCGTCTTCCAAGCCTTCAACCTTGTCCCCACGCTTACGGCGGAAGCCAACATCACCTTGCCTGTGGCCCTGGCCGGAGGCACCGTTGACAAGGAATGGTTCTCCTTCGTCACCTCCACGCTTGGCCTCACCGACCGGCTGGCGCACAAGCCACACGAACTCTCCGGTGGCCAGCAGCAGCGTGTGGCCGTGGCCCGCGCGCTGCTCACCCGTCCCGACGTCATCTTCGGTGACGAGCCCACAGGCAACCTGGATTCGCGCTCCGGCGCCGAGGTTTTGGGCATGCTGCGCCGTTCCTCGCGGGAGATGGGCCAGAGCATCATCATGGTCACCCACGATCCCGTCGCCGCCTCCTACGCCGACCGCGTGGTGTTGATGAACGACGGCGAGCTGGTGGGCCAGTTGGAGAACCCCACCGCCGATTCGGTGCTGGCTTCGCTCGCTTCGCTGGGGGCCTAA